In the genome of Streptomyces violaceoruber, the window GCAAACAGCCCGGCCTCCGCCTTGAACGACGCGAAACAGCTGACGGTCTCGGATACATTCTTCGAGACGAAGAGCGCCGATACGGAATGGTCACATTTGACGTCAGTGGTGAATGCGTCACGAACGTGTGGCTCATGCTGAATCCAATGAAGCTGACGAACTGGCCACTCGACTGCTGATCGTCTCAGACTGACGACCTACCCAAGCCAGGCAGGCCGGTGCTGGAGAAGATCCGCGTTGCGAAGTCCGGCCGGGGCAGGCCGCGCACGCAGCCAAACGGTGTCACGGCGGACGTCCACCCGGCTTCGACGAAGAGCGGTACAAGAAACGCAACCGCTGCGGCCTTTACCCATCCGGCTCCGCACATGGTCGCCAAAGCAGCTCCCAGCCGAGCGGGGACGCGTTCACGCCGTCCGGCAGCGGTCGCGGAGGAGTTCCACACCGTCCCCTTCGAGGTCGTCGCAGTACGACTCGCGTCCGGTCATGGCCATCACCAGGGCCATGGTGGGGCCGGACACGACAGGCCCGGAGCCGGTCGTGAAGGGCCCGTCGTCCGCGGCCAGTCTCAGCCCCCCGACGCGCTTCTTGGCGACGACCACGAGGTCCGAGCCCCGGTAATACTCGGCCACGCGCGTGACGACGTCGACCGGGTAGTCGTGGCGGATGCCCAGCGGACGCCGGATGTCCTCACCGTGCACCAGCGTCTCGCCCAGCATGGCGATGGCGGGCAGGGGCGGCTTGGTGGTGCTCGGCACGACGCGCCGGAACCGGGCGAGCGTCTCGGCCGGATCCGCGCCCAGCTGCTCGGCCAGCCGCACGGCCACCTGCTTGTCGAAGTCGAACCGGCAGCGGATCACGCCCGCGAACCAGCGCACGGTGTTGAGGCTCGCGCCCGCCGTGAGATGCGCCAGCACCTCGCGCACCGTCAGGCCGGCGCACAGCGACGGCGTCGCCCACTGCTCGCCGGTCAGCTCCGCGAGATCGGCGGCCAGCGCCGCCCGCTCCGTACGGATCAAGGGCCAGACGCCCGTCCCTTGGCCACGTTCCGCGGTCAGCTCCGGATCAGTCATGCGGGAAGGTCTCCTGTCGTCATCTCACGGACCGGGGTCGTGAAGGAGACTCTCATTCCCGCGCGAAGTCATCGGCCGTGCGGGATCTCTGGTCGCGGGGCAGCAGATCCAGTTCCGCGCGGACCGTCTTGCCGACGGGTACGCGGTCCAGCACGCCCCACCGGTCCGCCAGCGCCTCCACGAGCAGCAGCCCCCGCCCGTGCTCGGCCTCCGGGGCCGCCGTGACCATCGTGACCGTCGGGCGGCGCTCACCCCGGCTGTCGGAGACGTCGATCCGCAGCGTGTACGCGTCCAGCCGCAGCAGCACCTCGATGTCCCGCCCCGGCACCCGCCCGTGCGTCACGGCGTTCGCCGCCAGCTCCGCGACGAGCAGCGCCGCCGTGTCGGACAGAGCCGAGCCGTACGGGACGCCCCACGCGTCCAGTCGGTGCACGACGAGATGCCGGGCCAGGCGGGCGCCGCGCGGGGTGGAGCTGAACCGCTGGACGAACACACGCGCGGTGACCGGGAGTCGGGGAGTGGAGGCTGGTCTCATGCCACCCATCCCACCTGGGATGACGCCGTCCCACCAGATCCGCGACCGGTACGCACGGTGAGCGTACGGGTGCGGACGGTGGACAGTAGGAGTAACCGTCCGTGACCATGGGCCCGTTGAGTGGGCGTGACGGGTGGGAGGTGTCCCGGATGACGGACGGTACGGGCGGCGCGGGTGAACCGGAGGCGTCGGACAGCCTCAAGGCGTTCGGCGAGGTCGTCAAGGCCTTCCGCAAACGGGCGGGACTGACCCAGGAGGAGTTCGCGCCACAAGTGCGGTACTCGGTGCCGACGGTGGCCTCCATCGAGCAGGGGCGACGGTTCCCTCCGGTGGACTTCGTGGAGCGCGCGGAGGCAGCCCTCGACGCGTTCGGCGCGCTGCGAGGTGCGGCACGGCACCTGTCGCGGCAACCAGGGCTGGCCAGCTGGTTCCGGCAGTGGACGCGGTTCGAGGCGGAGGCGGTGAGTCTGTATACCTATGAATGCCGGGTGGTGCCGGGGTTGTTGCAGACGGAGGGGTACGCGCGGGCGGTGTCGTTCAGCGTGCCGCCGCTGCCCGCCGAGCAGGAGATGAACGACCGGATCACGGCGCGCATGGCCCGGCACGAACTCCTCGCGACGAGCCGGACCCCTCCGACGGCGTTCAGCTTCATTGTGGAGCAGGCGGTCCTGGAGCGCGGCACCGGTGGCGAGGAGGTGACGCGCGAGCTGTACGACCACCTGCTGGGCGTGATCGAGCGCCACTGGAACGTGGAGCTGCAACTGATGCCGCTGCGGCAGCCGGTGCATGCAGGGCTGGACGGCCCGATGCGGTTGGCGGAGACGCCGGACAACCAGTGGTTCGGTTACTCAGAGGGACAGGAGAACGGGCGGTTGATCACTGATCGCAAGGAGATCAGCCGACTTCACCAGCGCTATGCCAAGATGCGTTCACAGGCCCTGACCCCCGAGGACTCCGTGGGCCTGTTGAGGCGAATGCGAGGAGCGCTATGAACACGTCCGACCTGGCCTGGTTCAAGAGCAGTTACAGCGGCTCCCAAGGCGACGACTGCGTCGAAGTGGCGATGACGTGGCACAAGTCCAGCTACAGCAGCGGGAGTGACGGCGACTGCGTCGAGGTGGCCTCCTGCCCTGACACCGTGCACGTCCGTGATTCCAAGGTCCGGGACGGGGACCAGCTCACCGTCTCCCCCACGGCGTGGACCCGCTTCCTCACGTACACGACCGACCGCTGACCGGCCGCCCACTGGAAACGCCCCGCCCCGGAACCCCAGGGTGGGGCGTCGCCGTCGGTCGGGTCAGTGGTCCGCCGCGCTGCCCCGGACGACGCAGGACCGGCTGTTCTCCCAGCCCCACCCGTCACCGTCCGGGTCGGACGCACCGCCGTTCACGCAGTACGGGTAACCGTTGGGCGCGGTGCCGCCCGTGCTGCCGCCGCCACCGCCGTACACGGTGGCCGTCCTGGACGTCGCGGCGATGCCGTTGCTGCCGTAGAAGATGCGGTTGCCCCAGCTCGTCAGCGAGTTCGGGTCGAAGCCGTTGACCATGTCGAGGTACTCGACGCCGCCGCCGTTGCCGCTCCAGGACCAGCCGAGGTAGCCGACGCCGAGGGACTGGGCCGTCGCCATGATGGCGTCCTCGTCGGGGTTGCCGTCACTGTGCTGGTCGCCGAACTCACCGACGACGATGGGCAGTCCGCTGCCGACGAAGGCGTTCAGGTAGTCCCGCACCTCGGCGGCGGTGTCGTAGACCCCGTACATGTGGACGGAGAAGACGGTGTTGCGGTCGGGGTCGGAGGCGAAGACCGAGGCCGCGTTGGACCGCATCGTGCCGGACCAGTCCTGGCCCCAGTTGGGCGCGTCGACCATCAGGGCGTGGTCGAGGCCGGCGCCGCGGAGCTTGCCGATGGCCGACTTGGTCGCGTCGGTCCACGCGGTGTAGTTGGTGTTGCCGAAGGGTTCGTTGCCGATGTTGACGACGACGTAGTCCTCCTGGCCCTCCAGCGCGCTCTTCACACTGACCCAGTAGTCGGCCGCCTGGTCCAGGCTGGTCGCGGCGCCGTCCTCGCCGTAGCCGGTGGTGTCGTGCACCTCAAGGACGCAGATGACCTTGTTGGCCTTGCACTGGCCGATGAGCGCCGAGACCTCGGACGCGCTCGTCTTCGTCCAGCGGCCGCCACTGCTGAGCACGACGCGGACGGTGTTGGCTCCCTTGGCCGCGATGTCGGCGATGGAGCCGGTGCGGTCGGGATACCAGGTGTAGGCGTGGTTGACCCCGCGCATGACGAACACGCTGCCGTTGCCCTCGACGACACGTCCGTTGCTGACGTGGATGCCACCGGCCGCGGCCTCCGCCCTTCCGGCGGAAGGACCGGCG includes:
- a CDS encoding maleylpyruvate isomerase family mycothiol-dependent enzyme, with the protein product MTDPELTAERGQGTGVWPLIRTERAALAADLAELTGEQWATPSLCAGLTVREVLAHLTAGASLNTVRWFAGVIRCRFDFDKQVAVRLAEQLGADPAETLARFRRVVPSTTKPPLPAIAMLGETLVHGEDIRRPLGIRHDYPVDVVTRVAEYYRGSDLVVVAKKRVGGLRLAADDGPFTTGSGPVVSGPTMALVMAMTGRESYCDDLEGDGVELLRDRCRTA
- a CDS encoding ATP-binding protein, with the protein product MRPASTPRLPVTARVFVQRFSSTPRGARLARHLVVHRLDAWGVPYGSALSDTAALLVAELAANAVTHGRVPGRDIEVLLRLDAYTLRIDVSDSRGERRPTVTMVTAAPEAEHGRGLLLVEALADRWGVLDRVPVGKTVRAELDLLPRDQRSRTADDFARE
- a CDS encoding helix-turn-helix domain-containing protein — encoded protein: MTDGTGGAGEPEASDSLKAFGEVVKAFRKRAGLTQEEFAPQVRYSVPTVASIEQGRRFPPVDFVERAEAALDAFGALRGAARHLSRQPGLASWFRQWTRFEAEAVSLYTYECRVVPGLLQTEGYARAVSFSVPPLPAEQEMNDRITARMARHELLATSRTPPTAFSFIVEQAVLERGTGGEEVTRELYDHLLGVIERHWNVELQLMPLRQPVHAGLDGPMRLAETPDNQWFGYSEGQENGRLITDRKEISRLHQRYAKMRSQALTPEDSVGLLRRMRGAL
- a CDS encoding DUF397 domain-containing protein produces the protein MNTSDLAWFKSSYSGSQGDDCVEVAMTWHKSSYSSGSDGDCVEVASCPDTVHVRDSKVRDGDQLTVSPTAWTRFLTYTTDR
- a CDS encoding cellulase family glycosylhydrolase — encoded protein: MRKPRSTLITTAGMAFAAVLGLLFALAGPSAGRAEAAAGGIHVSNGRVVEGNGSVFVMRGVNHAYTWYPDRTGSIADIAAKGANTVRVVLSSGGRWTKTSASEVSALIGQCKANKVICVLEVHDTTGYGEDGAATSLDQAADYWVSVKSALEGQEDYVVVNIGNEPFGNTNYTAWTDATKSAIGKLRGAGLDHALMVDAPNWGQDWSGTMRSNAASVFASDPDRNTVFSVHMYGVYDTAAEVRDYLNAFVGSGLPIVVGEFGDQHSDGNPDEDAIMATAQSLGVGYLGWSWSGNGGGVEYLDMVNGFDPNSLTSWGNRIFYGSNGIAATSRTATVYGGGGGSTGGTAPNGYPYCVNGGASDPDGDGWGWENSRSCVVRGSAADH